The following coding sequences are from one Xiphophorus couchianus chromosome 7, X_couchianus-1.0, whole genome shotgun sequence window:
- the c7h2orf49 gene encoding ashwin produces MAASTGQNKESVSTSDADLLLHPELLSQDFMRLILKERNVGTRACEDRDRLTELYLRHVIPLPQRTLPNNRWGRRMQKSRGRQTAAGHSSCNDQHRKRPLIVFDGKSSQSGPLKVKKPEGTKVSAGVTDRLKPPPAANLSNPIRKLSGTSSSSSSSTHRGSETANLKQDTGDSGALKSPEVKKKIQHITWP; encoded by the exons ATGGCTGCTTCCACAGGACAAAATAAAGAGAGTGTTTCAACCTCAGATGCGGACCTCTTACTTCACCCTGAGCTTCTATCTCAAGATTTTATGAGGCTCATTTTAAAGGAG AGAAATGTCGGTACCAGAGCCTGTGAAGACAGGGACCGGCTCACAGAGCTCTACCTGCGGCATGTCATCCCGCTGCCGCAGAGGACTTTACCCAACAACCGCTGGGGACGGAGGATGCAGAAGAGCCGCGGGAGACAGACAGCCGCTGGACACAG CTCCTGTAATGACCAACACAGGAAGAGGCCACTGATTGTGTTTGACGGGAAGTCCTCTCAGTCGGGCCCGCTGAAAGTGAAGAAACCCGAGGGCACGAAAGTGTCAGCCGGAGTCACAGACAGACTAAaacctcctcctgctgcaaatCTTTCCAACCCCATCCGTAAACTCTCAGGCACTTCATCGTCGTCTTCCTCGTCCACACATCGCGGCTCTGAAACCGCAAACCTCAAACAGGACACAGGCGACTCG GGTGCTCTAAAATCTCCAGAGGTGAAGAAAAAGATCCAACACATAACGTGGCCATGA
- the fhl2a gene encoding four and a half LIM domains protein 2a encodes MTERYDCHYCKESLFGKKYVLREDNPYCVKCYESLYSNTCEECKKPIGCNTRDLSYKDRHWHEDCFKCFQCKRSLVDKPFSTKDEQLLCTECYSNEYSSKCHECKKTIMPGSRKMEHKGNSWHETCFTCKRCQQPIGTKSFIPKENQNFCVPCYEKQFAMQCVHCKKPITTGGVTYRDQPWHKDCFLCTSCKQQLSGQRFTSRDDFAYCLNCFCNLYAKKCASCTTPISGLGGSKYISFEERQWHNDCFNCKKCSVSLVGRGFLTERDDILCPECGKDI; translated from the exons ATGACTGAGCGCTACGACTGCCACTACTGCAAGGAGTCTCTGTTTGGGAAAAAGTACGTTCTTCGAGAGGACAATCCCTACTGTGTGAAATGTTATGAGAGCCTGTACTCCAACACTTGTGAAGAGTGCAAGAAACCCATTGGCTGTAACACCAGG GATCTGTCCTACAAGGACCGTCACTGGCATGAGGACTGCTTCAAGTGCTTCCAGTGCAAGCGCTCCCTGGTGGACAAGCCATTCTCCACCAAGGATGAGCAGCTTCTTTGCACCGAGTGCTACTCCAATGAGTATTCCTCCAAGTGCCATGAGTGCAAGAAAACCATCATGCCAG GctccaggaagatggagcacaaGGGCAACAGCTGGCATGAGACCTGCTTCACCTGCAAGCGATGCCAGCAGCCAATTGGTACCAAGAGTTTCATCCCGAAGGAGAACCAAAACTTCTGTGTGCCCTGCTACGAGAAGCAGTTTGCTATGCAGTGTGTGCACTGTAAGAAG CCCATCACTACCGGTGGGGTGACCTACCGTGACCAGCCCTGGCATAAGGACTGCTTCCTGTGCACCAGCTGCAAGCAGCAGTTGTCCGGCCAGAGGTTCACCTCCAGAGATGACTTTGCCTACTGTCTGAACTGCTTCTGCAACCTTTATGCCAAGAAGTGTGCCTCCTGCACCACCCCTATTAGTG gtcTGGGAGGAAGCAAATACATCTCCTTCGAGGAGCGCCAGTGGCACAACGACTGCTTCAACTGCAAGAAGTGCTCTGTGTCCCTGGTTGGCCGTGGCTTCCTGACTGAACGGGACGATATCCTGTGCCCAGAGTGTGGCAAAGATATCTAA